One Tachysurus vachellii isolate PV-2020 chromosome 8, HZAU_Pvac_v1, whole genome shotgun sequence genomic window carries:
- the olig2 gene encoding oligodendrocyte transcription factor 2 → MDSDTSRVSSRPSSPEGDDLFLSAVKKSAGFSGAVSSTQSDSPPELSADLRGLSSGDENALGLKMFSKKDRKLLSENELQSIRLKINSRERKRMHDLNIAMDGLREVMPYAHGPSVRKLSKIATLLLARNYILMLSNSLEEMKRLVSEIYGGGGGGSSGAHHATFHPSACGTLTHATGPLASHAAAAAAAAAASHPVHHTLLPPTVSSAAASLPAPGLSASVRSHHGLLKAPSAGASPLTSGFQHWGASMPCPCSMCQVPAPHVPTMSSVIPRLASDSK, encoded by the coding sequence ATGGACTCCGATACAAGCAGAGTGTCCAGTCGGCCGTCCTCTCCGGAGGGAGATGATTTGTTTCTCTCTGCGGTGAAGAAATCAGCGGGTTTCTCGGGCGCAGTGTCGTCTACGCAGAGTGACTCACCCCCAGAGCTGAGCGCGGACCTGCGCGGCCTTTCGAGCGGCGACGAGAACGCTCTCGGCCTAAAGATGTTCTCCAAGAAAGACCGCAAGCTGCTGTCCGAGAATGAACTACAGAGCATCCGTCTAAAGATCAACAGCCGCGAGCGCAAACGCATGCACGACCTGAACATCGCCATGGACGGTCTGCGCGAGGTCATGCCTTACGCGCATGGGCCCTCGGTGCGCAAGCTTTCCAAGATCGCCACGCTGCTGCTGGCGCGCAACTACATCCTCATGCTTAGTAACTCGCTCGAAGAAATGAAACGACTCGTCAGCGAGATTTACGGGGGCGGAGGTGGAGGCAGCAGCGGTGCCCACCACGCGACATTCCATCCGTCTGCCTGCGGTACACTGACGCATGCCACAGGTCCACTGGCCAGCCATGCAGCTGCTGCCGCTGCCGCCGCTGCTGCATCTCATCCGGTTCACCATACTCTGCTTCCTCCAACCGTGTCCAGTGCAGCTGCTTCTCTACCAGCACCAGGCCTTTCGGCCTCAGTCAGATCACATCATGGACTCCTGAAGGCGCCATCGGCCGGAGCGAGCCCCCTCACCTCGGGCTTTCAACACTGGGGCGCGAGCATGCCGTGCCCGTGCAGCATGTGTCAGGTCCCAGCGCCACACGTGCCCACCATGAGCTCGGTCATTCCGCGCCTGGCCAGCGACTCCAAATGA